The proteins below come from a single Candidatus Palauibacter soopunensis genomic window:
- a CDS encoding DUF4350 domain-containing protein, with the protein MSGGRFRTFAWVGAIALVAGLAAYLARPAGRTALDVRRSSFRTTPDGVAAFARGLERFGRPTAPRLTPLADADPVPGALVLLSPAVVPSPVEVHALLERVRRGGTLVYSPQLFPAISSALRITPLMDSLSIAFRVPRPGDLEQPKWAAHPLTDSLPAPTAPRRALRRMTSRELGEDTRSAPPVQTLLTVGRNDGPRWTGAGLMPFGEGHVIVLSDAEPLSNGRVADDPLALVVMRAVLTHTTPADTVFFAEFHQGIRGYESTARRWAGFVFGSAQGRTLLQLLLAAFLALACAGLRFGAPTTAVAPPDRQRGSPLEHVSALGDLYEKARARRTAALLLLARLARGARRPPPRDIAEARALIRELEARRGEQPALTRIRRGLRADPVDLTMVAAGIDDHLGRRAEP; encoded by the coding sequence GTGAGCGGCGGCAGGTTCAGGACATTCGCCTGGGTCGGCGCGATCGCGCTCGTGGCGGGGCTCGCCGCGTATCTCGCCCGGCCGGCGGGCCGCACGGCGCTCGACGTGCGGCGGAGTTCCTTCCGCACGACGCCGGACGGCGTGGCCGCGTTCGCCCGCGGGCTCGAACGGTTCGGCCGCCCGACCGCGCCCCGGCTCACGCCGCTGGCCGACGCCGATCCGGTCCCGGGGGCGCTCGTGCTGCTCTCGCCCGCCGTCGTACCGAGCCCGGTCGAGGTCCACGCCCTTCTCGAGCGAGTGCGCCGCGGGGGTACCCTCGTCTACTCGCCGCAGCTGTTTCCGGCCATCTCCAGCGCCTTGAGGATTACGCCGCTGATGGACTCCCTGAGCATCGCGTTCCGCGTGCCCCGGCCGGGCGATCTGGAACAGCCGAAGTGGGCCGCCCACCCACTGACCGACAGCCTGCCGGCGCCAACGGCTCCGCGCCGGGCGCTCCGCCGGATGACGTCCCGCGAACTCGGCGAGGACACGCGGTCCGCCCCTCCCGTGCAAACGCTGCTCACCGTCGGGAGAAATGACGGCCCGAGGTGGACGGGCGCCGGCCTGATGCCCTTCGGGGAGGGGCACGTCATCGTCCTCAGCGATGCCGAACCGCTCTCGAACGGCCGCGTCGCCGACGACCCGCTGGCGCTCGTCGTCATGCGGGCCGTACTCACCCACACGACGCCCGCCGACACGGTCTTTTTCGCCGAGTTCCACCAAGGCATCCGCGGCTACGAGAGCACGGCGAGGCGCTGGGCGGGTTTCGTCTTCGGCTCGGCCCAGGGGCGCACGCTGCTCCAGCTCCTCCTGGCCGCGTTCCTCGCGCTCGCGTGCGCGGGGCTGCGCTTCGGCGCTCCGACGACGGCCGTCGCTCCGCCGGACCGCCAGCGAGGGTCTCCGCTCGAACACGTCTCCGCGCTCGGCGACCTCTACGAGAAGGCGCGGGCCCGGCGGACGGCCGCCCTCCTCCTTCTGGCGCGGCTGGCCCGCGGCGCTCGGCGCCCTCCGCCGAGGGACATCGCCGAAGCCCGGGCTCTGATCCGTGAACTGGAGGCCCGGCGGGGAGAGCAGCCCGCTCTGACCCGAATCCGACGCGGCTTGCGCGCCGATCCGGTGGACCTGACGATGGTCGCCGCCGGAATCGACGACCACCTCGGACGAAGGGCGGAGCCATGA
- a CDS encoding alpha-amylase/4-alpha-glucanotransferase domain-containing protein: MSRSPLRFAFAIHLHQPVGNFDHVFEDHLTGVYRPLLDAIHRHGAYPISLHLSGPLLDWIERHAPDFLDDLGERAAEGHIEFLSSGRYEPILAALSTADRVEQVEWMRADLRRRFGVEAPGLWLTERVWEPDLAADLARAGVEYTLLDDRHFLACGLEREELDGVFTTESGGERLRLLPIDERLRYLIPFRPVEEIEQFIARRGRAGQRQIVLGDDGEKFGGWPDTREWVYGDGWLEAFLDALGAARGRGELELVTTSDATAGPSRGLVYPATGAYREMEEWTLPHHAARRLARLTATTSGAAPSDADPGPLIRGGHWKGFLRRYPESNRMHKTALRLSAICRDRGDAAGARRAIARAQCNDAYWHGVFGGVYLPHLRRAVWRELAAAEQQLREEEDIAFEILDFDLDGHDEIWIHSARSSAVISPARGGATEILTVFVDGVNYVDVLSRRLEAYHRDPTESAVTRERDGGVTPRARNRNHGIASVHHRESEAPIAPAPDRVALALLQEAALAPLTGPETGEWSVIVDWRPHPFRLAGVPGLEPGSESGRIRLRLESEPGLPRLDKTLDIHGDGRIEATLDWSAAGLPADSRVVTRLPLAHPMRVEARASGGESHESRTRIVTLARSERGFEEIDQGELVEIAWPAPVRRAHVSLTPEACPSAPGGPQ, from the coding sequence GTGAGCCGAAGCCCGCTCCGCTTCGCGTTCGCGATTCACCTTCACCAGCCGGTCGGGAACTTCGACCATGTGTTCGAGGATCACCTGACCGGCGTGTACCGGCCTCTCCTCGACGCGATCCACCGGCACGGCGCCTACCCCATCTCGCTTCACCTCTCCGGTCCCCTCCTCGACTGGATCGAGCGCCACGCCCCGGACTTCCTCGATGACCTCGGGGAGCGGGCGGCGGAAGGCCACATCGAGTTCCTATCCTCCGGACGCTACGAGCCCATCCTCGCGGCGCTCTCCACGGCGGACCGCGTGGAACAGGTCGAGTGGATGCGGGCGGATCTCCGCCGCCGGTTCGGGGTGGAGGCCCCGGGCCTCTGGCTCACGGAGCGCGTGTGGGAACCCGATCTCGCCGCCGATCTGGCGCGGGCGGGCGTCGAATACACCCTCCTCGACGACCGTCACTTCCTCGCCTGCGGACTCGAGCGCGAGGAACTGGACGGCGTCTTCACGACGGAGAGCGGCGGGGAGCGGCTCCGCCTCCTTCCGATCGACGAGCGGCTCCGATACCTGATCCCGTTCCGGCCCGTGGAGGAGATCGAGCAGTTCATCGCCAGGCGGGGGCGGGCCGGGCAGCGCCAGATCGTGCTCGGAGACGACGGCGAGAAGTTCGGAGGGTGGCCGGACACCCGCGAATGGGTCTACGGCGACGGCTGGCTGGAAGCGTTCCTCGATGCGCTGGGCGCGGCGCGCGGGCGGGGCGAACTGGAGCTGGTCACAACCAGCGACGCGACTGCCGGTCCGAGCCGCGGGCTCGTCTACCCCGCAACGGGCGCGTACCGAGAGATGGAGGAATGGACGCTCCCCCACCACGCCGCTCGACGCCTCGCCCGGCTCACCGCGACGACTTCGGGCGCCGCCCCCAGCGATGCCGATCCCGGCCCGCTGATCCGCGGCGGGCACTGGAAGGGCTTCCTTCGCCGCTACCCGGAGTCGAACCGCATGCACAAGACGGCGCTCCGACTCTCCGCGATCTGCCGGGATCGCGGAGACGCCGCCGGGGCCCGCCGTGCCATCGCGCGGGCGCAGTGCAACGACGCGTATTGGCACGGCGTGTTCGGCGGGGTCTACCTTCCCCACCTGCGCCGGGCGGTCTGGCGCGAACTCGCCGCGGCCGAACAGCAACTGCGCGAGGAAGAAGACATCGCGTTCGAGATTCTCGACTTCGACCTGGACGGCCATGACGAGATCTGGATTCATTCGGCCCGGAGTTCCGCCGTGATCAGCCCCGCACGCGGCGGCGCGACCGAGATTCTCACGGTCTTCGTGGACGGCGTGAACTACGTCGACGTCCTCTCCCGCCGCCTCGAGGCCTACCACAGGGATCCAACGGAATCCGCCGTGACGAGAGAGAGAGACGGAGGCGTGACCCCTCGGGCGCGAAACCGGAACCATGGCATCGCCTCGGTCCACCACCGCGAATCCGAAGCGCCAATCGCACCCGCGCCGGACCGTGTCGCTCTGGCCCTGCTGCAGGAGGCCGCCCTCGCACCGCTCACCGGCCCCGAAACGGGTGAATGGTCCGTCATCGTGGATTGGCGGCCCCACCCGTTCCGGCTCGCCGGCGTACCGGGTCTCGAGCCCGGCTCCGAGTCCGGCCGGATCCGTCTCCGCCTCGAGTCCGAACCGGGTCTCCCCCGCCTCGACAAGACGCTCGACATTCACGGCGATGGCAGGATCGAAGCGACGCTCGACTGGAGCGCGGCCGGCCTTCCCGCGGACAGCCGGGTCGTCACCCGCCTGCCGCTCGCGCACCCCATGAGGGTCGAAGCCAGGGCGTCCGGGGGCGAGTCGCACGAGTCGCGCACGCGGATCGTGACGTTGGCCCGGTCCGAACGTGGCTTCGAGGAAATCGACCAGGGAGAACTCGTCGAAATCGCGTGGCCAGCCCCGGTCCGACGGGCGCACGTCAGCCTCACACCCGAAGCATGCCCCAGCGCCCCCGGAGGTCCGCAGTGA
- a CDS encoding DinB family protein produces MRTRIAHTIEVFEAARKPLFTVLDGISREDLDWQPADGMRGIGKICRHMYRVDVWFLKQLGITPGIHEDAPGPAEEIAARMRTIQEQIIAEVHACESDADLVAERTSPDGERTLRLGATVLHIAQHYLYHLAQITYLRRIRDREWSAPLDEWETATHIIEDRILE; encoded by the coding sequence ATGAGGACTCGGATCGCCCACACCATCGAGGTCTTCGAGGCCGCGCGTAAACCCCTGTTCACCGTGCTCGACGGGATCTCGCGGGAGGATCTCGACTGGCAGCCCGCGGACGGGATGCGCGGGATCGGGAAGATCTGCCGCCACATGTATCGCGTGGACGTCTGGTTCCTGAAGCAACTGGGCATCACGCCCGGGATCCACGAAGACGCCCCCGGGCCGGCGGAGGAGATCGCCGCGCGCATGCGTACGATCCAGGAACAGATCATCGCCGAGGTGCACGCCTGCGAGAGCGACGCGGACCTCGTGGCCGAGCGTACGTCTCCGGACGGAGAAAGGACCTTGCGGTTGGGGGCGACCGTCCTCCATATCGCCCAGCACTATCTTTACCACCTGGCGCAGATCACCTACCTGCGCCGCATCCGTGACCGCGAGTGGTCCGCGCCGCTGGACGAATGGGAGACGGCCACCCACATCATCGAGGACCGGATTCTGGAGTAG
- a CDS encoding stage II sporulation protein M, which produces MMRDTRTGLHRRIALETPEHVKLEYQLADLGSRAAALAVDLAIIVAAMLLVALVFRYTGGFGQAVLYIVGFFAVWGYFLFFEAVWDGRTPGKRALGLRVLHDGGEPLSFQGSVLRNLIRIVDLQPGLTGMAGAASILFNRRAQRLGDLVAGTIVVRDAGGGEMFGDEPQTDGRAGRPRLSVEQFALVAGYVARRTGLEPEVRSRVAASVWDAVWSAAGGGSLDPEAAPDTHLVRLHAEEAPRHAARQGGASLQAAAMARERREAWGAYTDLVEKGRAGGLDRFSEAEVRAFGRLYRGVTADLARARTYGASPGLLEAVERWAGAGHNLLYRAKGRAAVPLGRWIGRELPRAVRRHHRPVLLAALLLVGPMLASYAAVRDRPALARSIMPAGMLARAENTARGDINASYIEVDGGERPALSSALVTNNVQVSFVAFAAGLLAGAGTVLILVFNGVLLGAAFGLYANNDVLGVILAFVFPHGVMELTAICLAGGAGLGLGSALLVPGRRTRRDALRERGRAFLSLVGGAVLLLIVAGLVEGFYSPSGLPAVAKFAFGGTTALLLTAYFGFAGRGSDDGRHVEIRAAPAP; this is translated from the coding sequence ATGATGCGTGACACGCGGACGGGACTCCACCGGCGAATCGCGCTGGAGACGCCGGAGCACGTCAAGCTCGAGTACCAGCTCGCGGACCTGGGGTCCCGCGCGGCCGCGCTCGCCGTCGATCTAGCCATCATCGTGGCGGCCATGCTGCTCGTGGCGCTCGTCTTCCGGTATACGGGCGGGTTCGGGCAGGCCGTGCTCTACATCGTCGGCTTCTTCGCGGTGTGGGGATATTTCCTCTTCTTCGAAGCGGTGTGGGACGGACGCACGCCGGGGAAACGCGCGCTGGGGCTGCGGGTGCTGCACGACGGCGGCGAGCCGCTCTCCTTCCAGGGCTCGGTTCTCCGCAACCTGATCCGGATCGTGGATCTGCAGCCGGGGCTGACCGGGATGGCCGGGGCCGCGTCGATCCTGTTCAACCGCCGGGCGCAGCGCCTCGGAGACCTAGTCGCCGGCACGATCGTCGTCCGGGACGCGGGAGGCGGGGAGATGTTCGGGGATGAGCCGCAGACGGACGGCCGCGCGGGCCGCCCGCGACTCTCCGTCGAACAGTTCGCGCTGGTGGCGGGTTACGTCGCGCGCCGGACCGGCCTGGAACCGGAGGTCCGAAGCCGGGTGGCCGCCTCGGTCTGGGATGCGGTGTGGTCGGCGGCGGGCGGGGGCAGCCTGGACCCCGAAGCGGCTCCCGATACGCACCTCGTCCGGCTGCACGCGGAAGAGGCTCCAAGACACGCGGCGCGCCAGGGCGGGGCGAGCCTCCAGGCCGCGGCGATGGCGCGTGAGCGGCGCGAGGCGTGGGGCGCCTACACGGACCTCGTGGAGAAGGGGCGCGCCGGCGGGCTGGACCGGTTCAGCGAGGCCGAGGTGCGCGCGTTCGGGCGCCTGTACCGCGGCGTGACGGCCGACCTGGCGCGCGCGCGAACCTACGGCGCCTCGCCGGGGCTGCTGGAGGCGGTGGAACGGTGGGCGGGGGCCGGGCACAACCTCCTGTACCGCGCGAAGGGAAGGGCGGCGGTCCCCCTCGGCCGCTGGATCGGCCGCGAACTGCCGCGGGCAGTGCGGCGTCATCACCGGCCGGTGCTCCTCGCGGCCCTGCTGCTCGTCGGACCCATGCTGGCCTCTTACGCGGCCGTCCGCGATCGTCCGGCGCTCGCGCGTTCGATCATGCCGGCGGGGATGCTGGCGAGAGCCGAGAACACCGCCCGCGGGGACATCAACGCTTCCTACATCGAAGTCGACGGCGGTGAGCGGCCCGCCCTGTCCTCCGCCCTCGTGACGAACAACGTGCAGGTGAGTTTCGTCGCTTTCGCGGCCGGGCTGCTCGCCGGCGCGGGCACGGTGCTGATCCTCGTCTTCAACGGCGTCCTGCTCGGGGCCGCGTTCGGGCTGTATGCGAACAACGACGTTCTGGGGGTCATTCTCGCCTTCGTCTTCCCGCACGGCGTGATGGAACTCACAGCCATCTGCCTGGCCGGCGGGGCGGGGCTGGGGCTCGGGTCGGCGCTCCTCGTACCCGGACGTCGCACCCGTCGCGACGCGCTGCGGGAGCGAGGCCGCGCCTTCCTCTCGCTCGTCGGCGGGGCGGTGCTCCTGCTGATCGTGGCGGGTCTCGTGGAGGGGTTCTATTCCCCGTCCGGGCTTCCTGCCGTGGCGAAATTCGCCTTCGGAGGCACGACCGCGCTCCTGCTCACGGCGTACTTCGGTTTCGCCGGCCGGGGTTCCGACGACGGCCGGCACGTGGAGATCAGAGCAGCCCCCGCTCCTTGA
- a CDS encoding DUF58 domain-containing protein, whose product MVPSGRTLWLLGLTSFVFLFSAAGALAADAAILLLVWIDGRRTRFPSASRTAPRIAALGEIAEIVTELVNPTKRRLSIRLTDDLDPSLRRLPGRDGTEAWEAGVPLDIPPASVVRTGYRVRPRTRGFLAMGAIHLRTRSPWGLAWRRSTVDAAHALQVQPGIRSLLRDRSGHALRRGLRTAGSRRSRQWGDGREFESLRDYAEGDDPRIVDWKASAKRQRFVVRNYEAERSQNVVLAIDAGRHMRERLEDRERVDFALAAGMMLANRARSFGDRVGTVVFDDEIRHLSPPRRSDPAALARIFAGVETRSVEPNYPLALATLSRTFRKRSLVILFCDVIDEAVSKALVTSLARIGRAHLPLAVAIRNPALEAAATQPAADEAAVFQRAAAEELVQSRATTLQVMRQSGILVVDTPPGDALVRTLDKYVEIKERGLL is encoded by the coding sequence GTGGTTCCGAGCGGGCGGACACTGTGGCTGCTGGGGCTGACCTCGTTCGTCTTCCTGTTCTCGGCGGCAGGCGCCCTCGCGGCGGACGCCGCCATCCTCCTCCTGGTCTGGATCGATGGTCGGCGGACGCGGTTCCCGTCGGCCTCCCGCACGGCGCCGCGCATTGCGGCGCTCGGGGAGATCGCCGAGATCGTGACCGAGCTGGTCAACCCGACGAAGCGTCGGCTCTCCATCCGTCTCACGGACGACCTCGATCCCTCCCTCCGCCGCCTCCCCGGACGCGACGGGACTGAAGCGTGGGAGGCGGGCGTGCCGCTGGACATCCCGCCCGCTTCGGTCGTGCGCACCGGCTACAGGGTGCGGCCGCGCACGCGCGGGTTTCTGGCAATGGGTGCGATCCACCTGCGGACCCGCTCGCCATGGGGGCTCGCCTGGCGGCGTTCCACCGTCGACGCGGCGCACGCGCTTCAGGTGCAGCCCGGGATCCGAAGCCTGCTGCGCGACCGCAGCGGCCACGCGCTCCGGCGCGGCCTCCGTACGGCCGGTTCGCGCCGCAGCCGGCAGTGGGGCGACGGCCGCGAGTTCGAGAGCCTGCGCGACTACGCCGAGGGGGATGATCCCCGCATCGTCGACTGGAAGGCGTCCGCGAAACGCCAGCGTTTCGTCGTCCGCAACTACGAGGCGGAACGCAGCCAGAACGTCGTCCTCGCGATCGACGCGGGCCGCCATATGCGCGAGCGGCTCGAGGATCGGGAACGAGTGGACTTCGCGCTGGCGGCGGGCATGATGCTCGCCAACCGCGCGCGGAGCTTCGGGGATCGCGTCGGGACCGTGGTGTTCGACGACGAGATCCGGCATCTGTCGCCGCCCCGCCGATCCGATCCCGCCGCACTGGCCCGGATCTTCGCCGGCGTGGAAACCCGGTCCGTCGAGCCGAACTACCCGCTCGCGCTCGCCACCCTGAGCCGCACGTTCCGCAAGCGGTCGCTCGTCATCCTCTTCTGCGATGTGATCGACGAGGCCGTCTCGAAGGCGCTCGTGACCTCGCTCGCCCGGATCGGGCGGGCGCACCTCCCGCTGGCCGTCGCCATCCGCAACCCGGCGCTCGAAGCGGCCGCGACGCAGCCCGCCGCGGATGAGGCCGCGGTTTTTCAGCGCGCTGCCGCGGAGGAACTCGTGCAGTCGCGCGCCACGACGCTTCAGGTCATGCGCCAGTCGGGGATCCTCGTCGTGGACACTCCGCCCGGCGACGCGCTCGTGCGCACCCTGGACAAGTACGTCGAGATCAAGGAGCGGGGGCTGCTCTGA
- a CDS encoding DUF3536 domain-containing protein codes for MDRATVVLHGHFYQPPREDPWTGRVRREPSAAPFENWNERIAAECYEPLARAGAFDWLSFDLGPTLARWLEGERPDVHEGFVRGDRASRARLGHGNAIAQPYHHIILPLASRREKETEVRWGLRDFERRFGRCAEGMWLPETAVDMETLDVLAAQGVVFTVLAPHQVAEVPAGCVGRVRLAGGREIAVFIYDGGLSHGVAFGALLDGSDAWFEALRSAAGRETPFVALATDGETFGHHHRGADRTLMRVISRAGESGEVNIGNFAAALGAAGEVPPVTLQEPTSWSCAHGVERWRGECGCRMAPHLDLQQRWRGPLREALQSLAAGLDEAYVELAPGRLPDPDRAMETLGEVLGAPPGLEDFAARAAGAGTGGGERRDEALALLEVARDRAAMFTSCAWFFDDIAGLEAKQVLGYAAHALDRLRRLAPERAQALEAALVADLAKAPANDADVGNAAVVYAREFESDAGSPVPGDA; via the coding sequence GTGGATCGCGCCACGGTGGTCCTTCACGGCCATTTCTACCAGCCGCCGCGGGAGGACCCGTGGACAGGCCGGGTCCGTCGCGAGCCGAGCGCGGCCCCGTTCGAGAACTGGAACGAACGGATCGCCGCGGAATGTTACGAGCCCCTGGCGCGGGCGGGGGCGTTCGACTGGCTGAGCTTCGACCTCGGCCCGACGCTCGCGCGCTGGCTCGAGGGGGAACGCCCGGATGTTCACGAGGGCTTCGTCCGCGGAGACCGGGCGAGCCGTGCGCGGCTGGGGCACGGCAACGCGATCGCGCAGCCCTACCACCACATCATCCTGCCGCTCGCCTCCCGCCGCGAGAAGGAGACGGAGGTGCGCTGGGGGCTGCGGGACTTCGAGCGGCGCTTCGGGCGGTGCGCCGAGGGCATGTGGCTCCCCGAGACGGCCGTCGACATGGAGACCCTCGACGTGCTGGCGGCGCAGGGGGTGGTCTTCACGGTCCTGGCTCCGCACCAGGTCGCGGAGGTTCCGGCCGGATGCGTTGGGCGGGTCCGCCTCGCCGGTGGCCGCGAGATCGCGGTCTTCATCTACGACGGCGGACTGTCGCACGGCGTGGCGTTCGGGGCGCTGCTCGACGGTAGTGACGCGTGGTTCGAGGCGCTGCGGTCGGCTGCGGGCCGTGAGACTCCCTTCGTCGCGCTGGCGACGGATGGCGAGACGTTCGGGCACCACCATCGGGGCGCCGACCGCACGCTCATGCGGGTGATCTCGCGGGCCGGCGAGAGCGGAGAAGTGAATATCGGGAACTTCGCCGCGGCGCTCGGCGCCGCCGGTGAAGTTCCGCCCGTGACCCTGCAGGAGCCCACCTCCTGGAGTTGTGCGCACGGGGTGGAGCGCTGGCGCGGTGAGTGCGGTTGCCGGATGGCGCCTCACCTCGACTTGCAACAGCGCTGGCGGGGGCCGCTCCGCGAGGCGCTTCAGTCGCTCGCGGCCGGACTCGATGAGGCGTACGTGGAGTTGGCGCCGGGCCGGTTGCCGGACCCGGATCGGGCCATGGAGACACTTGGCGAAGTTCTGGGCGCGCCGCCGGGGCTGGAGGACTTCGCCGCGCGAGCCGCCGGCGCGGGAACTGGCGGCGGAGAACGCCGGGACGAAGCGCTGGCGCTGCTCGAGGTCGCCCGCGACCGGGCGGCGATGTTCACGTCCTGCGCCTGGTTCTTCGACGATATCGCGGGCCTCGAGGCGAAGCAGGTGCTCGGCTACGCCGCGCACGCTCTCGACCGCCTGCGTCGGCTCGCGCCGGAACGCGCGCAGGCTCTGGAGGCTGCCCTCGTCGCGGACCTCGCGAAGGCCCCGGCCAACGACGCCGACGTCGGGAACGCCGCCGTCGTGTACGCGCGCGAGTTCGAATCGGACGCCGGCAGCCCCGTCCCGGGGGACGCGTGA
- a CDS encoding ABC transporter ATP-binding protein: protein MTIIETEGLSKRYTALRGGGTLAVDELSVQVEAGQVYGFLGPNGSGKTTTIGMLLGIINPTGGSFRLFGGETPAELHAARQRIGATLEYPNFYPYLSCRDNLRVVARVKGSDEADIAEVLEIVGLTSRRKTKFKACSLGMKQRLALAATMIGDPELIILDEPANGLDPAGQREIRDIIRELASRGKTIFLSSHMLHEVERTCTHVAIIETGRLVREGSVDELTSARTVAAVAADGDIEKLRQVVSEFDGAGHSRVEDGRVLVQIGGAGLSELNRFLAGRGIYASHLSLERQSLEDAFMEITGTPEGFGEIQ, encoded by the coding sequence ATGACGATCATCGAAACCGAAGGGCTGTCCAAGCGGTACACGGCGCTCCGCGGAGGGGGGACGCTCGCCGTCGACGAGCTTTCCGTGCAGGTGGAAGCCGGGCAGGTGTACGGTTTCCTGGGGCCGAACGGAAGCGGCAAAACGACGACGATCGGGATGCTCCTCGGGATCATCAACCCGACGGGCGGTTCCTTCCGGCTGTTCGGCGGGGAGACGCCCGCCGAGTTGCACGCCGCGCGCCAGCGGATCGGCGCCACGCTCGAATACCCCAACTTCTACCCCTACCTGAGTTGCCGGGACAACCTGCGGGTCGTGGCCCGCGTGAAGGGGAGTGACGAGGCGGACATCGCCGAGGTGCTCGAGATCGTGGGCCTGACCTCGCGCCGGAAGACGAAGTTCAAGGCGTGCTCGCTGGGCATGAAGCAGCGGCTCGCGCTTGCGGCCACGATGATCGGCGATCCGGAACTCATCATCCTCGACGAGCCGGCCAACGGGCTCGATCCGGCGGGACAGCGGGAAATCCGCGACATCATCCGCGAACTGGCCAGCCGGGGGAAGACGATCTTCCTCTCGAGCCACATGCTGCACGAGGTCGAACGCACGTGCACGCACGTCGCGATCATCGAGACCGGCCGCCTCGTCCGCGAGGGGAGTGTGGACGAACTCACCTCCGCCCGAACGGTGGCCGCCGTGGCCGCCGATGGGGACATCGAGAAACTTCGGCAGGTCGTGTCGGAGTTCGACGGCGCGGGCCATTCACGGGTCGAGGATGGCCGCGTCCTGGTGCAGATCGGAGGTGCCGGGCTCTCCGAATTGAACCGCTTTCTCGCCGGGCGGGGGATCTACGCCTCGCACCTGTCGCTGGAACGGCAATCGCTGGAGGACGCCTTCATGGAGATCACGGGCACGCCCGAGGGGTTCGGAGAGATCCAATGA
- a CDS encoding MoxR family ATPase: MTTHDAALRLLGDIEKVILGQETVLRQLMITLLARGHALLEGVPGTAKTLSVRALARGLGLDFGRVQFTPDLMPTDLVGVSVLDETQRNFRYRPGPVFTDLLLADEINRAPPKTQAALLEAMEERQVTVDGATRALPAPFTVFATQNPVEYEGTYPLPEAQVDRFLMKIVIDYPPEEAERAILDRHEAGFRADDEATYPMGEPLTREALLAARDAVGGVHVDERVRRYVTGIVRATRYDQAFALGASPRAGVALFQAARAEAFLHGRDFVTPDDVKSLSFPVLRHRVVLTAEAEVEGRSSDDELRALLETLEAPR; the protein is encoded by the coding sequence ATGACGACGCACGACGCGGCGCTGCGCCTGCTGGGCGACATCGAGAAGGTCATCCTGGGCCAGGAGACCGTCCTCAGGCAGCTCATGATCACCCTGCTCGCCCGTGGCCACGCGCTCCTCGAGGGCGTACCGGGGACAGCCAAGACGCTCTCCGTCCGCGCCCTCGCCCGCGGGCTGGGGCTCGACTTCGGCCGCGTCCAGTTCACCCCCGATCTCATGCCCACGGATCTCGTCGGCGTGAGCGTGCTGGACGAAACGCAGCGGAACTTCCGCTACCGGCCCGGTCCCGTGTTCACCGACCTCCTGCTCGCCGACGAGATCAACCGCGCGCCGCCCAAGACCCAGGCGGCGCTGCTGGAGGCGATGGAGGAGCGTCAGGTCACCGTCGACGGCGCCACGCGCGCCCTGCCCGCGCCGTTCACGGTCTTCGCGACCCAGAACCCGGTCGAGTACGAGGGGACCTATCCCCTCCCCGAAGCGCAGGTCGACCGCTTCCTGATGAAGATCGTCATCGACTATCCGCCGGAGGAGGCGGAGCGGGCGATCCTCGACCGCCATGAGGCGGGGTTCCGGGCGGACGACGAGGCAACGTATCCGATGGGCGAACCGCTGACGCGCGAGGCGCTGCTCGCGGCGCGCGACGCGGTGGGCGGCGTCCATGTGGACGAGAGAGTCCGGCGCTACGTGACCGGGATCGTGCGGGCGACGCGGTACGACCAGGCGTTCGCCCTCGGGGCGAGTCCCCGGGCGGGCGTGGCCCTCTTCCAGGCCGCGAGGGCGGAGGCGTTTCTGCACGGCCGGGACTTCGTCACGCCGGACGACGTGAAGTCGCTCTCGTTCCCGGTGCTTCGGCATCGCGTCGTGCTGACCGCCGAGGCGGAGGTCGAAGGACGTTCTTCCGACGACGAACTGCGGGCGCTCCTCGAGACGCTGGAGGCGCCCCGATAG